From one bacterium genomic stretch:
- the murG gene encoding undecaprenyldiphospho-muramoylpentapeptide beta-N-acetylglucosaminyltransferase: MKVVLTGGGTGGHVFPALAIAEALRECDSTVKLHYIGTATGFEAQAVPQSGIDFHDIRSSGVIGRSKVAQLVSLAQVSFGIVQSLRILSRIGPDAVVGTGGYVMAPVLVAARLLRIPYYLQEQNSFPGYTTRKFASGAAKVFVGFPAAERHLSQGNLLVTGNPIRSQMLSAQKSSGNTTQVDKNMILITGGSLGAKSINDAVAAALRSLCQLGLVAWQYGKTGLPKTVNSDSEELTQSGKLIAAPFFADMPDKLKAARIVVCRSGAMTLSEISTFGVPAVLIPFPHSANDHQSLNAQYFVDHEAALVIRDDKLDADSLSSAVTKILADRVLYEKMSSSMRLLSKPDAAKLIATTVLSR, from the coding sequence ATGAAGGTAGTTCTGACAGGCGGAGGTACTGGCGGTCACGTGTTCCCCGCACTTGCTATTGCTGAAGCATTGCGGGAGTGTGACTCAACGGTGAAATTGCACTACATTGGTACCGCAACCGGTTTTGAGGCACAAGCTGTTCCGCAATCAGGGATTGACTTTCACGACATTCGATCTTCGGGAGTTATTGGAAGATCCAAAGTTGCGCAACTCGTTAGTTTGGCTCAAGTAAGCTTCGGCATAGTGCAATCATTGCGAATTCTCTCCCGAATTGGACCTGATGCGGTGGTGGGAACGGGTGGCTACGTAATGGCGCCGGTCTTAGTCGCTGCGCGACTTCTGAGGATTCCATACTATCTACAGGAACAGAATTCTTTTCCTGGATACACAACAAGAAAGTTTGCGTCTGGCGCTGCAAAAGTATTTGTTGGATTTCCTGCCGCAGAACGCCATCTCAGCCAAGGAAACCTTTTGGTAACTGGCAATCCTATTCGTTCTCAGATGCTTTCAGCGCAGAAATCGAGTGGCAATACAACTCAAGTCGACAAGAACATGATACTAATTACCGGCGGATCACTTGGCGCGAAGTCAATAAACGACGCGGTCGCCGCAGCGCTTAGATCCCTTTGTCAGCTTGGGCTTGTGGCCTGGCAATACGGAAAGACCGGCTTGCCCAAAACTGTCAATTCCGATTCTGAAGAACTCACCCAATCAGGGAAACTCATTGCGGCACCATTTTTCGCAGACATGCCGGACAAGTTGAAAGCGGCAAGAATTGTGGTTTGCAGATCAGGTGCAATGACGCTCTCCGAAATCTCAACGTTTGGCGTTCCGGCCGTGCTGATTCCCTTTCCACATTCAGCCAATGACCACCAGTCCCTGAACGCACAGTACTTTGTGGATCATGAAGCTGCACTGGTAATTCGTGACGATAAACTTGACGCTGATTCACTTTCATCTGCGGTCACCAAGATACTTGCGGATCGAGTATTGTACGAGAAGATGTCTTCATCGATGAGACTGCTCTCGAAGCCCGATGCAGCAAAACTAATCGCTACGACTGTGTTAAGTCGATAA
- a CDS encoding cell division protein FtsW, with amino-acid sequence MGSAYTPLRIEKSLIDFPVLASVAVLCIAGVIFVFTSSAAHSWQSASGDSIQFLLNHVQRLMAGIVALVFFYHVRYQFLERLARPALIIALVALAIVLLLPQLPGTTAKRWISLFGVSFQPAEFAKYALIIYCSKRLSEIDESSFPAERQRKLNALLIVISVSLILIVAEPNLSTVILISGICSVMLFLHGIAWKRIALLIPVAVIGLGMVVLLKPYMLQRITAFIDGISNPLNASYHIRQSLIAIGQGGISGLGLGQSTQKHYYLPEPYNDSIFSIIAEEIGLVGALMILAAFSVLILRGWKIALSAQDRFSYYLSAGITVSLALSMVTNIGVNLALLPATGQPLPFISYGGTSIVMSLAAIGILLNVSKQQSSRVRWQGSPRPFLN; translated from the coding sequence ATGGGAAGTGCTTACACACCACTAAGGATCGAAAAATCTCTCATTGATTTTCCAGTCTTGGCATCAGTCGCTGTACTATGTATTGCCGGCGTCATCTTTGTCTTTACATCATCTGCCGCCCATTCTTGGCAGTCGGCCAGCGGAGACTCGATACAATTCTTGTTGAACCATGTACAGCGTCTGATGGCGGGAATTGTAGCGCTCGTTTTCTTCTATCATGTGCGTTATCAGTTTCTGGAAAGGCTTGCCAGACCAGCATTAATTATCGCCCTTGTTGCTCTCGCCATTGTATTACTGCTGCCACAACTTCCAGGAACGACTGCAAAGAGATGGATCTCACTGTTTGGAGTTAGCTTTCAACCGGCAGAATTCGCAAAGTACGCACTTATAATTTACTGCTCCAAGAGACTCTCTGAAATTGATGAGTCTTCCTTTCCTGCCGAGAGACAGAGGAAGCTGAACGCCCTTCTAATTGTAATATCCGTTTCGCTCATTTTGATTGTTGCAGAACCAAATTTGTCAACGGTGATACTGATAAGTGGAATCTGCTCAGTCATGTTGTTCTTGCATGGAATTGCTTGGAAGAGAATTGCGTTGCTCATACCCGTAGCCGTAATAGGTTTGGGAATGGTGGTTCTGCTGAAGCCGTACATGCTACAACGTATCACAGCATTTATCGACGGAATCTCAAATCCTCTTAATGCCAGTTACCATATCCGACAGTCGCTGATTGCGATCGGTCAAGGGGGGATTAGTGGACTTGGCTTGGGACAATCTACACAGAAGCATTACTATTTGCCTGAACCTTACAACGATTCGATTTTCAGCATTATCGCGGAAGAAATCGGTCTTGTTGGAGCTCTAATGATTCTGGCCGCATTCTCTGTGCTGATTCTACGAGGCTGGAAAATCGCGTTAAGTGCGCAGGATCGATTCTCTTACTACCTCTCTGCCGGAATTACCGTGTCTCTCGCACTTTCGATGGTTACAAACATCGGAGTCAATCTTGCGTTGCTGCCAGCGACAGGACAACCGCTTCCATTCATAAGTTACGGTGGAACATCAATTGTTATGTCGCTGGCGGCAATTGGAATATTGTTGAACGTTTCCAAGCAACAGAGTTCAAGAGTCAGATGGCAGGGCTCACCGCGGCCGTTTCTTAACTGA
- a CDS encoding UDP-N-acetylmuramate--L-alanine ligase, with amino-acid sequence MRSPSTFRHVRKIHMVGIGGAGMCGIAEVLSTMGFDVTGSDLVKSEVTMRLESLGIQVYYEHRAELAAGADVVVFSSAVRPENEEVRFARENRIPTIPRSEMLGELMRLKRGIAVSGTHGKTTTTSMIGSLFSFAGLAPTIIVGGKVRDLGTGASVGAGEFLVAEADEFDRSFLRLSPTLAVITTIEAEHLDTYLDLVGIKDAFVEFANKVPFYGLVVACSDDTHTRDILPRIKRQVVTYGRNENAMFRVKNESFSGLSSQFQIQTPENELIEIEIKVPGRHNVLNATAAATIALETGIPPVTIKEGLGRFNGVHRRFECKGTIDGALVFDDYAHHPTEVRVTLEAARQCWPERRIVAVFQPHLYSRTRDFAKEFASSLSLADKVLILDIYPSRERPIEGITSGLIADQLGLLGIETSLVSSSMPLVNQIRSTIRNGDIVMAMGAGSISDIIQQLVDEATP; translated from the coding sequence ATGCGATCGCCTTCAACGTTTCGGCACGTACGAAAAATACATATGGTAGGGATTGGCGGCGCAGGAATGTGTGGCATCGCTGAAGTGTTGTCCACAATGGGATTCGATGTGACAGGCTCCGATCTAGTGAAAAGCGAGGTAACCATGCGATTAGAATCGCTTGGAATTCAAGTCTATTATGAGCACAGAGCTGAGCTTGCCGCAGGTGCCGATGTAGTTGTGTTTTCTTCTGCAGTTCGGCCTGAAAACGAAGAAGTGCGATTTGCGAGGGAGAATCGGATTCCAACGATACCGAGAAGCGAAATGCTTGGGGAGCTAATGCGGTTGAAACGTGGAATTGCGGTTTCAGGCACTCATGGAAAAACCACCACGACATCGATGATTGGCTCACTTTTTTCCTTTGCCGGACTTGCTCCAACGATCATCGTTGGTGGTAAAGTGCGAGATCTTGGAACGGGGGCATCTGTCGGAGCTGGCGAGTTTCTTGTTGCAGAAGCTGATGAGTTCGATCGCTCTTTCCTTCGGTTGTCACCAACACTTGCTGTAATAACTACTATTGAAGCAGAGCACTTGGACACTTACCTTGACCTCGTTGGTATCAAGGACGCATTCGTTGAGTTCGCGAACAAAGTTCCATTCTATGGACTAGTTGTTGCATGCAGCGATGACACTCATACGCGCGACATCCTGCCCCGAATAAAGCGGCAGGTCGTCACTTATGGAAGAAACGAGAACGCGATGTTTCGCGTCAAGAATGAGAGTTTTTCAGGCTTGAGTTCTCAATTTCAGATTCAAACGCCGGAAAACGAGCTAATTGAAATCGAGATTAAGGTTCCAGGCAGGCACAATGTATTGAACGCAACTGCGGCTGCGACTATCGCCCTGGAAACCGGCATTCCCCCGGTTACAATAAAGGAAGGGCTTGGACGCTTCAATGGCGTCCACCGGCGGTTTGAGTGCAAAGGTACAATTGATGGTGCTCTTGTCTTTGACGATTATGCACATCATCCTACTGAGGTCAGAGTGACGCTGGAAGCCGCGCGGCAATGTTGGCCGGAACGCAGAATAGTAGCAGTTTTTCAGCCGCACCTCTATTCAAGGACAAGGGATTTCGCGAAGGAATTTGCGAGTTCCTTGAGTCTTGCCGACAAAGTCTTAATTCTTGACATTTACCCTTCGCGCGAACGACCTATAGAGGGCATCACATCCGGTCTTATAGCAGATCAGCTTGGACTGCTTGGTATCGAAACTTCGCTCGTCAGTTCGTCTATGCCTCTTGTGAACCAAATAAGATCGACGATTCGAAACGGCGATATCGTTATGGCAATGGGCGCCGGATCGATTTCTGACATAATTCAGCAATTAGTGGATGAAGCAACTCCTTGA
- the ftsA gene encoding cell division protein FtsA → MKHPHSNLDIICGLDIGTTKIAAIIAAPSIDGSPQLLGMGCVPSRGLRRGVVVNLEQTAHDITEAIGLAQEKAGTEVESVWVGIAGEHVKSLNSRGVIPITRWRGEQTGEVTTGDVDKVVEAARTILLPPDRRVLHVLPQEYMVDAEGGIRMPIGMAGVRLEADVHIVHCAVSSAQNIVACCKRAGVSVIDLILEPLASAESVLTEDEKELGVILLDFGGGTTDVAAFQGGSIRHTAVIGYGGDYITRDIAMGLRTPMDSAEQIKIEHGAAHHRAISQNDFLEIPGIGGREPRELSRSMLVSIIGPRVEEIFGIARDELKKTRVLEHIGAGIVLTGGGASMSGMAEIAEEIFALPVRIGAPQDIMIPNDLGLGPKFATAVGLVKHGNRQWTEAARSGSRSESWTTRTTFRVRKFFSEIF, encoded by the coding sequence ATGAAACATCCTCATTCAAATCTAGACATAATTTGCGGATTGGACATCGGGACGACAAAGATTGCGGCTATTATCGCTGCTCCAAGTATTGATGGCAGTCCGCAATTGCTCGGAATGGGATGCGTCCCATCGAGAGGGTTGCGCCGCGGTGTCGTTGTGAATCTTGAGCAAACCGCACATGATATCACCGAAGCAATTGGTTTGGCGCAGGAAAAGGCGGGCACGGAAGTCGAGTCTGTCTGGGTGGGAATAGCAGGTGAACATGTGAAAAGCTTGAATTCCAGAGGTGTCATTCCGATTACGAGGTGGCGAGGCGAACAGACTGGCGAAGTAACGACCGGTGACGTCGACAAGGTCGTTGAAGCGGCGCGAACAATACTCCTTCCTCCAGACCGAAGAGTCCTTCATGTACTTCCTCAAGAATACATGGTTGACGCTGAAGGCGGCATTAGAATGCCTATTGGAATGGCCGGTGTTCGGCTGGAGGCGGATGTCCACATAGTCCACTGTGCGGTATCCTCCGCTCAGAATATTGTCGCCTGCTGCAAACGCGCCGGTGTTTCGGTGATTGACTTGATACTGGAGCCTCTTGCGTCGGCCGAAAGTGTGCTGACCGAAGACGAGAAGGAGCTCGGGGTGATTCTCCTCGACTTTGGCGGTGGCACAACTGACGTCGCTGCATTCCAAGGAGGTTCAATTCGCCATACTGCGGTAATCGGATACGGCGGCGATTACATCACGCGTGACATTGCGATGGGATTGAGAACTCCGATGGATTCCGCTGAACAGATTAAAATCGAGCACGGCGCAGCCCACCACAGAGCGATTAGTCAGAATGACTTTCTCGAGATACCTGGCATAGGCGGTCGTGAGCCGCGCGAGCTAAGCCGATCAATGCTGGTATCAATTATTGGTCCGCGCGTTGAAGAGATATTCGGAATTGCACGCGATGAGCTGAAAAAGACACGAGTTCTGGAGCACATTGGTGCAGGTATAGTATTGACTGGTGGAGGTGCTTCTATGTCCGGCATGGCTGAAATTGCCGAAGAGATCTTCGCATTGCCGGTTCGGATCGGTGCACCACAAGACATCATGATTCCCAATGACCTCGGGTTGGGTCCAAAGTTCGCTACCGCCGTTGGACTGGTGAAGCATGGCAATCGTCAATGGACGGAAGCAGCCAGAAGCGGCAGCAGATCCGAGTCTTGGACGACACGCACAACCTTTAGGGTCCGAAAGTTCTTTTCCGAGATTTTCTAA
- the ftsZ gene encoding cell division protein FtsZ → MQFMFADNSLGAKMKVVGVGGAGGNALNWMIEAGLKNVDFIAVNTDAQALDTNSAPRKIQIGTASTRGLGAGANPAVGREAVEENREEIKQLLSGADMVFVTAGMGGGTGTGAAPTVAQIARECGALTVGIVTKPFSFEGKKRMAHAMEGIEELRSQVDTLIVIPNQRLISLVDRNTSLVDAFKLADNVLLHATRGISDLITEPGMVNLDFADVRTVMAAKGDALMGVGVGTGEHRAVEAAQQAISSPLLEEVSIDGARSVLVNITGGSNLTLMDVADATTVITEAAGEEAEVIFGAVIDKSIDDEVRVTVIATGFNRASSTSRSNGAFKTASLNRPIAIQAEGSSVIRREPVRIEKVLESFPINVQPLTREVNGRLEPVVVGDEGEGTLDDFEVPTFLRRQMD, encoded by the coding sequence ATGCAATTCATGTTCGCAGACAATTCTCTCGGCGCAAAAATGAAAGTGGTCGGAGTCGGTGGTGCCGGCGGAAATGCGCTGAATTGGATGATAGAGGCAGGCCTTAAAAACGTGGACTTCATCGCGGTCAATACCGACGCCCAGGCTCTGGACACCAATTCCGCACCGCGCAAAATTCAAATTGGCACAGCATCAACGCGTGGTCTAGGGGCAGGCGCCAACCCGGCAGTTGGACGCGAGGCTGTCGAAGAGAATCGCGAAGAAATAAAGCAACTCCTTTCCGGAGCAGACATGGTGTTTGTGACGGCGGGAATGGGCGGCGGGACAGGGACGGGAGCGGCCCCGACAGTTGCTCAGATTGCAAGGGAGTGCGGAGCTCTTACGGTTGGAATTGTCACAAAACCATTCTCGTTCGAAGGTAAGAAGCGAATGGCGCATGCCATGGAGGGTATTGAAGAGCTCCGAAGCCAGGTCGATACGTTGATAGTGATTCCAAATCAGAGATTAATCTCACTTGTCGATCGAAATACGTCGCTTGTTGACGCGTTCAAGCTGGCCGATAACGTATTATTGCACGCAACTCGGGGAATTTCGGACTTAATCACCGAGCCCGGTATGGTGAATCTTGATTTTGCCGATGTCCGTACTGTGATGGCGGCCAAAGGTGATGCGCTTATGGGCGTTGGAGTTGGAACCGGAGAGCACAGAGCAGTTGAAGCGGCACAGCAAGCAATTTCCTCCCCCCTGCTCGAGGAGGTATCTATTGACGGCGCACGTTCGGTCTTGGTAAACATAACCGGCGGGAGCAACCTGACCTTAATGGATGTCGCCGATGCGACAACAGTTATTACTGAAGCCGCAGGCGAGGAAGCAGAAGTGATCTTTGGAGCGGTTATTGACAAAAGTATTGACGATGAAGTTCGTGTTACCGTGATTGCCACGGGATTTAACCGTGCCTCATCAACGTCTAGATCAAACGGTGCATTCAAGACCGCTTCATTGAACCGTCCGATTGCAATACAAGCAGAAGGATCTTCGGTAATCCGCAGAGAACCTGTGAGAATCGAGAAAGTCCTGGAGAGCTTTCCGATAAATGTGCAGCCCCTGACAAGGGAGGTCAATGGACGCCTCGAACCGGTAGTCGTTGGTGATGAAGGTGAAGGCACCTTGGACGACTTCGAAGTTCCAACCTTTCTTCGCAGGCAAATGGACTAA
- a CDS encoding FtsQ-type POTRA domain-containing protein has protein sequence MSKKGKGKARFKVAAILMLIASLVIVTLFADRLMRNSAEHLAASMTEWTCENIDVVCGPELTRDSVLAIAGCKLNHPLTSYSTESIKRKLLTNPWIKSVHVERQPPNSLIIQIVERRGIAVVRDGSELAVSEDLVFVPAALKSWKNRLPWISSDVPFNRVAGPMSEKDPLFHIAQKFAELSNSVPELSGNIAELYRVDGTLGAVTMNPVLTIELTPDTQIESWMALDRLLSSQSFQSKLDSNAIIDLTQPGFVTLQLPDIREERDTRL, from the coding sequence ATGTCTAAGAAAGGTAAAGGGAAGGCACGTTTCAAGGTAGCGGCTATTTTGATGCTGATTGCTAGCCTTGTCATTGTAACGTTGTTCGCAGATCGACTCATGCGCAATAGTGCCGAGCATTTGGCGGCAAGTATGACAGAATGGACGTGCGAAAATATTGATGTAGTATGTGGTCCGGAGTTAACCCGGGATTCAGTTTTGGCTATTGCCGGCTGTAAACTGAATCACCCCTTAACCTCATATTCAACTGAGTCGATCAAGCGGAAATTGCTGACAAACCCTTGGATAAAGAGTGTGCACGTCGAGCGGCAGCCTCCGAATTCCTTAATCATTCAAATAGTCGAACGAAGAGGCATAGCAGTCGTTCGAGACGGATCAGAACTTGCAGTTAGTGAGGATCTGGTTTTCGTTCCTGCAGCGCTGAAATCGTGGAAAAATCGTTTGCCGTGGATCTCCTCAGACGTACCATTCAATCGAGTTGCCGGTCCAATGTCAGAAAAGGACCCGCTCTTTCATATCGCTCAGAAGTTTGCCGAATTGAGTAATTCCGTTCCGGAACTCTCAGGGAACATTGCAGAGCTATATCGCGTTGATGGTACTCTTGGAGCAGTGACTATGAATCCTGTCTTGACAATTGAGCTAACACCCGACACTCAAATCGAAAGCTGGATGGCTCTTGACAGACTTCTTAGCAGCCAATCATTCCAGAGCAAACTGGACTCAAATGCAATTATTGACCTGACACAGCCCGGTTTTGTAACACTTCAACTGCCAGATATTCGGGAGGAGAGAGATACACGGCTATGA
- the murB gene encoding UDP-N-acetylmuramate dehydrogenase: protein MKQLLDTRVDELIARCPCKLTTAVQIAPLTTFRVGGMARVLAEPSTESELVNLLVVLRDLELPYFYLGLGSNILVSDHGFKGVVIRSRGELGRIEVSGSIIKAGPAARLLMLTTCAARHSLTGLEQLSGIPGTVAGALFMNAGAYGGEISDHLVDVRIVSRDLSIQVMKKSDIAFGYRSAPELRDVIVLSSRYELIPGDRSAIYKEMRRVWQLRREKQPIAFPSAGSIFKRPPGDYAGRLIEEAGLKGHRVGGAVVPTAHAGIFINDRGAQASEIAELIRKVRSDVYRKFAVMLENEIIPVGFDVDPFQIHV, encoded by the coding sequence ATGAAGCAACTCCTTGATACTAGAGTAGACGAGCTGATTGCAAGATGCCCTTGCAAGCTTACAACAGCGGTACAGATAGCACCGCTGACGACGTTTCGCGTCGGCGGAATGGCAAGAGTGCTCGCTGAGCCATCAACGGAATCTGAGTTAGTAAATTTACTTGTCGTATTACGCGATCTTGAATTGCCGTACTTTTATCTGGGCTTGGGATCGAACATTCTTGTCTCTGATCACGGTTTCAAGGGAGTAGTGATACGATCTCGCGGCGAACTTGGTCGCATAGAGGTAAGCGGAAGCATTATAAAGGCCGGCCCTGCAGCACGACTTCTGATGTTAACAACATGTGCCGCCCGGCATTCCTTAACCGGACTTGAACAATTGTCGGGAATACCTGGAACAGTGGCTGGCGCTTTGTTCATGAATGCGGGTGCTTATGGCGGCGAGATTTCCGATCATCTCGTTGATGTACGAATTGTGTCACGCGACTTAAGTATTCAGGTAATGAAGAAGTCAGATATTGCGTTTGGGTACCGGTCGGCACCTGAACTGCGTGATGTCATTGTGTTATCGAGTAGATATGAACTGATTCCAGGCGACAGAAGTGCGATCTACAAGGAGATGCGTCGAGTCTGGCAACTCAGGCGGGAGAAGCAACCTATAGCTTTCCCGAGCGCAGGATCAATTTTCAAGAGACCGCCTGGCGATTATGCTGGCAGACTCATCGAAGAAGCCGGACTGAAAGGTCATAGAGTTGGTGGCGCAGTTGTTCCTACAGCACATGCGGGGATTTTTATCAATGATAGAGGCGCTCAGGCATCGGAGATTGCGGAACTCATTCGAAAAGTTCGCAGTGACGTCTACAGGAAGTTTGCTGTCATGTTGGAGAATGAGATAATACCCGTCGGATTTGATGTCGATCCATTCCAGATCCATGTCTAA